The following nucleotide sequence is from bacterium.
CCGTTCCGTTCACACGTAATGTGTAAGGTTGATCCTTGTGGAAACGCGATAACGCGCGAATTCCATAAGGTGAGAGGAATTCATTTTCATCCAGCATTACTTTCAGGACACGGCGCAATCGTTCCGGCCACACGATTGAAAGAAGCCTGCGCTCCTTCATCCCTTGAGTTCTCATGCACGCAAGATTTTTCGTGAGGTCGCTTCTGTGATCGATGAACCACTCCAAGCGCTTCTTGAATCCCGGCAATTGATCCAGCGATTCCGGCTCCAGAGTTTCGACCGCGAAGAGCGGAATTAATCCAACCATGGAGCGCACTTTCATCGGAAAGAAACCTCCATCAGGAAGATGCAGGACATCATAAAAGAAACCATCTTCTTCATTCCACAACGAAACTTCATCGCCGCCGCGATAATTCATCGCGCGCGCAATATAAACAAAGTGTTCCCAGAACTTGCTGGCAACATCTTCGTAGGAGGGATCATCCTTTGCCAGCTCCAGCGCCATGGCAAGCATGTTCAAGCAGTACATACCCATCCAGCTGGTGCCATCCGACTGAGCGATGTGGCCTCCGGTAGGGAGAGGAGCGCTGCGGTCAAACACGCCGATGTTATCCAGACCGAGGAAGCCGCCCTGAAAAATGTTGCGGCCGTCCGCATCTTTGCGATTCACCCACCACGTGAAATTGAGCATCAGTTTTTGGAAGATGCGCTTCAGGAAAATCCTATCTCCTTCTCCGCGTCTCTTCTGTTCAATTTTGTAGACTCGCCATGCAGCCCAAGCGTGAACAGGCGGGTTCACATCGCCGAAAGCCCACTCGTACGCTGGAAGCTGGCCGTTGGGATGCATGTACCATTCGCGCGTGAATAGAACGAGCTGCTCTTTTGCGAAATCGGAATCCACCAGAGCCAGCGGGATGCAATGAAAAGCAAGGTCCCAGGCAGCGTACCACGGATACTCCCATTTATCAGGCATGGAAATCACGTCATCGTTGTAAAGGTGCGTCCACTCCTTGTTTCGACCGTTCAGACGTTCGCGCGGAGGAGCCGGTTGTCCGGGATCGCCGTTCAGCCATCGATCAATTTCGTATCCGTAGAACTGTTTGCTCCACAGCATGCCTGCGAATGCCTGCCGCATTACACTCTTTGCATCGTCCGAAAGATGGTCAGGAATTACTTTGGCGTAGAATTCATCTGCTTCCTGAATGCGAGCAGAAAAAGTTTTGGTGAAATTCTGTCCGAAAGGCTGCGCCAGGTCCTGATCAGCCAGACGAAGACGGATTGTTGCTGTTTCACCTGGCTGCAACAGCAATAAATAATGGGCAGATGCCTTCGTTCCTTTTTGCTCAGGATTGATCGCTTCCTTGTCTCCGTGAACAATGTACTCATCGATTCCATCTTTGAAATACCGCAAGCCATTGTCACTTCCGAATAGACGCTTCGCATTTGTTTCGTTTTCCGTGAACAGGAGCTCCGGAGATCCTTCAGTGTAGAGATACCGCTTTCCATACTTTTCATGATTCACTTCGATGCCGGATTTCACTTTCCGCAGCTCAGGTTTATTCTGGCTAACACCCCAGGACCATGTATTGCGGAACCAGATGGTCGGAAGTAAGTGGAGCTCGGCAGGATCCGGACCGCGATTGGTCGCGGTAATTTGAATCAGAATGTCTTCCGAAGATGCTTTCGCATACTCCGTTACAACATCAAAGTAGCGGTCTTCATTGAAAATACCGCTATCGATCAGCTCAAACTCACGACCTCCACGTCCGCGACGTCGGTTTTCATCGATGAGTTGCTGATAAGGGTAAGCCGCCTGCGCATATTTGTATAAATGCTTCATGTAAGAATGCGTGGGCGTGGAGTCAACATAGAAATAGTATTCTTTGACATCTTCTCCGTGATTCCCTTCATTGCCTGCCAGTCCGAACAATCGTTCTTTCAGAATTGGATCGCGTCCATTCCAGAGCGCAAGTGAAAAACAGATCAATTGATGCCGATCGGAGATTCCCGCCAATCCATCTTCGCCCCACCGGTAGGCTCTGGATCGCGCATGATCGTGCGGAAAAAATTCCCAGGCGTTTCCGTACATGCTGTAGTCTTCGCGAACAGTTCCCCACTGGCGCTCGCTGAGATAAGGACCCCACCGTTTCCAGTGTTTTTTTCGCTCATTTGCTTCCTGTAGTCGTTTTTCTTCGTTTGTCATGCCATCAACTCCCAAAACAATTGGCGGGCACTGAGGCCCGCCTTTACAATAAATCTAACTCTTTTCGGCAAGCGCGGCGGTGCCAAAATTGACACTGAATCGTTTGCACCAAACCGTAACCGCACGATATTTGTCCAGATCGAGATCTGTTGGCAGCTCATAATTCTGATCACCAGTCGTTCCTTTGATTGGTCCCAGCGAGACGAAACCTGCATTCTTCACGGTATCGTTATCTGCAGCATCTGGAGCGGCTACAAGATAAATGTTAACATCCGGACCGTTCGAAGTTTCAAAGTTCGTAAAACGGAGAACGCGCTTGCCATCGGGCAACTGATAGATGGCCGCAGTCCCTTTCGTTTCATGTGCAACAGAGTGGAAGGAACCTTGCCTCAGCGCTATCGGTTGATTTGAAGCGGACATGTCATTTTGCATCACGAGCGGGGCAGTTCCGAAATTGACACTAAATCGTTTGCACCAAACGGTCACCGAGCGGTACTGATTGAGATCCAGACCTGCCGGCAAATCGTAGTTCTGATCACCTGTCGTCCCTTTGATTGAGCCAAGCGAGACGAAACCTGCATTCTTTACAGTATCGTTGTCCATTACATCGGCTGCTGAAACCATGTAAATATTGACGTCAGGTCCGTTCGAGGTTTCGAATTGTGAAAGACGCAGGACGCGCTTTCCGTCCGGCAATTCGTAAATGGCAGCCACGCCCTTCGTCTCATGTGCCCCGCTGTGGAAATTGCCTCGAGCCAGCAGAACCGGTTGTTGAGAGCCTGCTGCGTTTACCACAGGGAATGTTTCGTTTACCTGAGTCTTGATAAACAATCGTTCCGGGCGAAAAAGATACCAGCCCACTGCGGCGATGACTACTGCAAAAATGATGATTGCTTTCTTCATTGTAATTCCTCCTTATTGATGAGAGAGCATTATTTTTAGAACCTGGTTCACCTGTGGATAGGTGAAGTTGTCTTTAACAGTGTGAGTCAAGATGAACGTTTTACTCAACATAAAATTTTCTCCTTCAATTTGATTGCTTTATCAACATTCCAAAATTGCAGTGGAAAATGCACCGTTGGCCGTTGTGATGATGCAGTTTCGCGCAAAACAC
It contains:
- a CDS encoding DM13 domain-containing protein, producing the protein MKKAIIIFAVVIAAVGWYLFRPERLFIKTQVNETFPVVNAAGSQQPVLLARGNFHSGAHETKGVAAIYELPDGKRVLRLSQFETSNGPDVNIYMVSAADVMDNDTVKNAGFVSLGSIKGTTGDQNYDLPAGLDLNQYRSVTVWCKRFSVNFGTAPLVMQNDMSASNQPIALRQGSFHSVAHETKGTAAIYQLPDGKRVLRFTNFETSNGPDVNIYLVAAPDAADNDTVKNAGFVSLGPIKGTTGDQNYELPTDLDLDKYRAVTVWCKRFSVNFGTAALAEKS
- a CDS encoding glucosidase, which produces MTNEEKRLQEANERKKHWKRWGPYLSERQWGTVREDYSMYGNAWEFFPHDHARSRAYRWGEDGLAGISDRHQLICFSLALWNGRDPILKERLFGLAGNEGNHGEDVKEYYFYVDSTPTHSYMKHLYKYAQAAYPYQQLIDENRRRGRGGREFELIDSGIFNEDRYFDVVTEYAKASSEDILIQITATNRGPDPAELHLLPTIWFRNTWSWGVSQNKPELRKVKSGIEVNHEKYGKRYLYTEGSPELLFTENETNAKRLFGSDNGLRYFKDGIDEYIVHGDKEAINPEQKGTKASAHYLLLLQPGETATIRLRLADQDLAQPFGQNFTKTFSARIQEADEFYAKVIPDHLSDDAKSVMRQAFAGMLWSKQFYGYEIDRWLNGDPGQPAPPRERLNGRNKEWTHLYNDDVISMPDKWEYPWYAAWDLAFHCIPLALVDSDFAKEQLVLFTREWYMHPNGQLPAYEWAFGDVNPPVHAWAAWRVYKIEQKRRGEGDRIFLKRIFQKLMLNFTWWVNRKDADGRNIFQGGFLGLDNIGVFDRSAPLPTGGHIAQSDGTSWMGMYCLNMLAMALELAKDDPSYEDVASKFWEHFVYIARAMNYRGGDEVSLWNEEDGFFYDVLHLPDGGFFPMKVRSMVGLIPLFAVETLEPESLDQLPGFKKRLEWFIDHRSDLTKNLACMRTQGMKERRLLSIVWPERLRRVLKVMLDENEFLSPYGIRALSRFHKDQPYTLRVNGTEHRVDYEPAESSTGLFGGNSNWRGPIWYPVNFLLIESLQRFHHYLGDDFKVECPTGSGQMMNLWEVAAEISKRLTRVFLHDDKGRRPVFGETEIFQQNEDWSKYIPFHEYFHADTGAGIGASHQTGWTGLVAKLLQQSGE